The following are encoded together in the Glycine soja cultivar W05 chromosome 5, ASM419377v2, whole genome shotgun sequence genome:
- the LOC114413343 gene encoding squamosa promoter-binding-like protein 13A yields the protein MDWNLKALSWDLSEVDQANLPNMETMEGSSRYGMYRTKGEFSVDLKLGQVGNSGTESVLTKSKDAVGVSKMTSSSTSGSSKRARALSNGTQTVSCLVDGCHADLSNCRDYHRRHKVCEVHSKTAQVSIGGQKQRFCQQCSRFHSLEEFDEGKRSCRKRLDGHNRRRRKPQPESLTRSGSFLSNYQGTQLLPFSSSHEYPSTTVVNPTWGGVLTTSGDVRLHGHNQHHHQVHLADKQDLFLGSSPAGFKEGKQLAFMQGDHTLNNRSPHLPGASVGQAQMFLRTSLYSESDGLRCKMFCDSLTSSIQDNNTSRALSLLSSPPQPLSPGNGLNLMVNSHSPLMQPLGLSLHDNSLGSVDPVLGPNDSSSMYNIGSNGSQGNEAPPLFPFQWE from the exons ATGGACTGGAATTTGAAAGCACTTTCTTGGGATTTGAGTGAAGTGGATCAGGCAAACTTACCCAACATGGAAACAATGGAAGGCTCAAGCAGATATGGAATGTATAGAACTAAGGGGGAATTTTCTGTTGACTTGAAGCTTGGCCAGGTGGGGAATTCTGGCACAGAATCAGTGTTGACTAAGTCCAAAGATGCTGTTGGAGTCTCCAAAATGACATCCTCATCTACTTCAGGGTCATCTAAGAGAGCTCGTGCCCTTAGCAACGGGACACAAACAGTGTCATGCCTTGTGGATGGGTGCCACGCTGATCTCAGTAACTGCAGGGACTATCATAGGCGCCATAAGGTCTGTGAAGTCCATTCCAAGACTGCACAGGTCTCAATTGGAGGCCAGAAACAAAGGTTCTGCCAGCAGTGTAGCAG GTTCCATTCACTGGAGGAATTTGATGAGGGGAAAAGGAGCTGCAGGAAGCGGTTAGACGGGCACAACCGACGGAGAAGAAAGCCCCAACCAGAATCTCTAACGCGCTCTGGTAGTTTTTTGTCGAATTACCAAG GCACACAGTTGCTACCTTTCTCAAGTTCACATGAGTACCCATCCACAACTGTGGTGAATCCTACTTGGGGTGGAGTTCTTACAACTTCTGGTGATGTTAGGCTTCATGGGCACAaccaacaccaccaccaggtgCATTTGGCTGATAAACAGGACCTTTTTCTTGGATCTTCTCCAGCCGGTTTCAAAGAAGGGAAGCAATTGGCATTCATGCAAGGTGACCACACCCTCAACAACCGGAGCCCACATCTTCCAGGTGCTTCCGTGGGCCAGGCCCAGATGTTTCTTAGGACCAGCCTGTATTCAGAAAGCGATGGGCTGAGATGCAAAATGTTCTGTGATAGCCTAACAAGTTCGATCCAAGACAACAACACCTCTCGTGCTCTCTCTCTTCTGTCATCACCACCACAACCGCTCAGTCCTGGAAATGGATTAAACCTGATGGTGAACTCTCACTCGCCCCTTATGCAACCCTTGGGCCTGAGCCTGCATGATAACAGCCTGGGCTCCGTGGACCCTGTTTTGGGCCCCAATGATTCTTCATCAATGTATAACATAGGTTCTAATGGATCTCAGGGGAATGAGGCCCCTCCACTATTTCCCTTTCAATGGGAATAG
- the LOC114413345 gene encoding gamma carbonic anhydrase-like 2, mitochondrial — protein MANLAHFSKRALRSAHALARHHVQPQLLAAERAFATEAAKSISPSADRVKWDYRGQRKIIPLGQWLPKVAVDAYVAPNVVLAGQVTVWDGASVWPGCVLRGDLNKISVGFCSNVQERSVIHAAWSSPTGLPADTSIERYVTIGAYSLLRSCTIEPECIIGQHSILMEGSLVETQSILEAGSVVPPGRRIPTGELWAGNPARFVRTLTHEEILEIPKLAVAINDLSRDHYSEFLPYSTVYLEVEKFKKSLGISV, from the exons atggcGAATCTAGCACACTTCTCCAAGAGAGCCCTAAGAAGCGCACACGCGCTCGCAAGGCACCACGTGCAGCCGCAGCTGCTGGCAGCGGAACGCGCTTTTGCGACGGAGGCGGCGAAATCGATATCCCCGTCGGCGGATCGCGTGAAGTGGGACTACCGAGGGCAGAGGAAGATAATCCCGTTAGGGCAGTGGCTCCCCAAAGTGGCCGTGGATGCTTACGTAGCACCCAACGTGGTCCTCGCCGGCCAAGTCACCGTCTGGGACGGAGCCTCCGTCTGGCCCGGTTGCGTCCTCCGCGGCGATCTCAACAAGATCAGCGTCGGATTCTGCTCCAACGTTCAGGAACGCTCCGTTATTCACGCTGCTTGGTCTTCTCCCACAG GCCTTCCAGCTGACACTTCAATAGAGAGGTACGTGACAATTGGAGCATACAGCCTGTTGAGGTCCTGCACTATTGAGCCAGAGTGCATTATTGGGCAGCACTCCATCCTCATGGAAGGTTCATTGGTGGAGACACAGTCAATCCTTGAAGCAGGGTCAGTAGTTCCACCAGGAAGGCGAATTCCAACAGGAGAACTGTGGGCAGGAAATCCAGCGAGGTTTGTGAGGACTTTGACCCATGAAGAAATCTTAGAAATCCCCAAACTGGCAGTTGCTATAAATGATCTGAGCAGAGACCATTACTCAGAGTTCCTTCCCTATTCCACAGTATATTTGGAGGTTGAGAAGTTTAAGAAGTCTTTGGGTATTTCTGTTTGA